A region from the Salicibibacter cibarius genome encodes:
- a CDS encoding aldo/keto reductase encodes MERSDLIKKALQNRTVTLPDGTALPRIGQGTWKMGEHSDSKNDEVRALQLGLDLGMSVIDTAEMYGDGRSEEIVGEAIDDRRDEAFLVSKVYPHNAGLSKIHTACENSLRRLQTDYLDMYLLHWRGLSGGTLQETVEGLEALRKEGKILRWGVSNFDTSDMQELTELEHGSNCSINQVLYHLGSRGIDYDLLPWQREQQMPVMAYSPLGQGGSLISQLMNNLIIKEISEKHEAKPLQIALAWTIRTNGVLAIPKGTGQNHVIENAEAATIELSEEDLRKIDKVFPKPERKMPLDII; translated from the coding sequence ATGGAGCGTTCGGATCTGATCAAAAAGGCATTGCAAAACCGCACAGTGACATTGCCCGACGGTACCGCCCTTCCAAGGATCGGACAGGGCACATGGAAAATGGGGGAGCATTCCGATAGCAAAAATGATGAAGTCAGAGCCTTGCAACTCGGCCTTGATCTCGGAATGAGCGTCATAGACACCGCAGAAATGTATGGGGACGGCCGGTCTGAAGAGATTGTCGGGGAAGCCATCGACGATCGCAGAGACGAAGCTTTCTTAGTTTCCAAGGTCTATCCCCACAATGCAGGCCTGTCAAAAATCCATACAGCCTGTGAAAACAGTTTGCGACGTTTGCAGACCGATTATTTGGACATGTACCTTTTGCACTGGCGTGGTTTATCGGGGGGAACGCTCCAGGAAACGGTGGAAGGTTTGGAAGCGCTCCGCAAGGAAGGTAAAATTTTGCGGTGGGGGGTTTCCAACTTTGATACCTCGGATATGCAAGAACTCACGGAATTAGAGCATGGTTCCAATTGTTCCATAAACCAAGTGCTGTACCATTTGGGTTCACGAGGAATTGATTATGATCTTCTTCCCTGGCAACGAGAACAGCAAATGCCGGTGATGGCATACAGTCCCCTTGGCCAAGGTGGTTCACTCATCAGTCAATTAATGAACAACCTGATTATTAAAGAAATTTCCGAGAAACATGAAGCAAAACCTCTGCAAATCGCGCTCGCCTGGACGATTCGGACGAACGGCGTGCTCGCGATACCGAAAGGTACTGGCCAAAACCATGTCATTGAAAATGCGGAAGCCGCCACGATCGAGTTGTCAGAAGAAGATCTTCGAAAGATTGATAAAGTATTTCCAAAACCGGAACGAAAGATGCCTTTGGATATTATCTAA
- a CDS encoding YqjF family protein, whose translation MPKQTTHRPQSLPHGLWLMTQTWKDVLFAHWPLSPETLQAKIPDPLEIDTYEEQAWISVIPFEITQLRARFLPPVPFAHAFPEINVRTYVTFKGQTGVYFFSLDADHRLAVLTARSLFHLPYFYADMKVEREKGVIRYHSHRPKTIFETVYQPTSDVFTAEIGTLDDWLTERYRLYTTHRRHLYALDIHHQPWLLQHAKASFHKNTQAFELPATDPLLHYAKRQKVFFWPLRRCT comes from the coding sequence ATGCCCAAACAGACGACACACCGGCCTCAATCGCTTCCTCATGGACTTTGGCTCATGACCCAGACATGGAAAGACGTATTATTCGCCCATTGGCCGCTCTCCCCGGAAACATTGCAAGCGAAAATTCCAGACCCTCTGGAGATTGATACCTATGAAGAGCAAGCTTGGATTAGCGTCATTCCGTTTGAAATCACACAATTACGCGCCCGTTTTCTTCCACCGGTGCCATTTGCGCATGCCTTTCCGGAAATAAATGTACGAACGTATGTCACATTTAAAGGACAAACCGGTGTTTATTTTTTTAGCCTGGATGCTGATCACCGCCTAGCTGTGCTCACGGCACGCTCGCTGTTTCACCTTCCTTATTTTTATGCCGATATGAAGGTGGAAAGGGAAAAAGGGGTCATTCGCTATCACAGCCATCGTCCGAAGACAATATTTGAAACCGTCTACCAACCGACGTCTGACGTTTTTACAGCAGAAATCGGAACCTTGGATGACTGGCTCACCGAACGGTACCGTTTATATACGACGCATCGGCGACATTTATATGCCCTTGATATCCACCATCAGCCGTGGCTGTTACAGCATGCCAAGGCATCTTTTCACAAAAATACGCAGGCTTTTGAATTACCGGCTACGGACCCTTTGCTTCATTATGCAAAAAGACAAAAGGTTTTCTTTTGGCCGCTTCGTCGTTGCACCTGA